One window of Arthrobacter oryzae genomic DNA carries:
- a CDS encoding DegV family protein, with protein MNDREPAGWPWLKERLIRLRQSSRTGAAPEAVVPAVVVRTAVVTDSAAALPADWVRDFAADGRLTVVPMPVMVGPEIYGEGEDDITETIAVALATGTPVKTSRPSPGQFEQAYLAAKRRGFEAVVSVHISGALSGTADSARLAASRVDIPVEVVDSKTVGMALGMGVQSAVVAAADGRVAADVRTFAEERLARTKVYFYVPSLEQLRRGGRIGAAASLWGTMFAIKPILAVEDGKIIPLEKVRSAVRAVARLEEIVVADAAGRPSGQARLAVHHFGNPGEAAELADRLAAALPGVPPAQISSLPAVLAAHAGLGVLAVIVGESSTPQKEPALVQ; from the coding sequence GTGAACGACCGTGAACCGGCCGGCTGGCCGTGGCTGAAGGAACGGCTGATCCGCCTGCGGCAGTCTTCCCGAACGGGAGCTGCGCCGGAAGCAGTGGTGCCGGCCGTCGTCGTGCGCACCGCGGTGGTCACCGATTCGGCCGCCGCCCTTCCCGCCGACTGGGTCAGGGACTTCGCCGCCGACGGGCGGCTGACCGTGGTTCCCATGCCCGTGATGGTGGGGCCGGAGATCTACGGCGAAGGCGAAGACGACATCACCGAGACCATTGCCGTGGCGCTGGCCACGGGCACGCCGGTCAAGACGTCACGGCCGTCGCCCGGCCAGTTCGAGCAGGCCTATCTGGCGGCGAAGCGCCGCGGCTTCGAAGCGGTGGTCTCCGTGCACATCTCCGGAGCGCTGTCCGGCACTGCAGACTCCGCCAGGCTCGCCGCATCACGCGTGGACATCCCCGTGGAAGTGGTCGACTCGAAAACCGTGGGCATGGCGCTGGGCATGGGCGTGCAGAGCGCGGTGGTCGCGGCTGCCGATGGCCGGGTGGCGGCCGACGTGCGCACCTTTGCCGAAGAACGGCTGGCCCGCACGAAGGTGTATTTCTACGTCCCCAGCCTGGAGCAGCTGCGCCGCGGAGGCCGGATCGGAGCGGCGGCGTCCCTCTGGGGGACCATGTTTGCCATCAAGCCGATCCTCGCCGTCGAAGACGGGAAGATCATTCCGCTGGAGAAGGTCAGGTCCGCCGTGCGGGCTGTGGCGCGGCTCGAGGAAATCGTGGTTGCCGATGCCGCGGGACGGCCATCCGGCCAGGCCCGCCTGGCCGTGCACCACTTCGGCAACCCCGGGGAAGCCGCGGAGCTGGCGGACAGGCTTGCGGCCGCGCTCCCGGGCGTGCCACCGGCCCAGATCAGTTCGCTGCCGGCCGTCCTCGCCGCCCACGCCGGGCTGGGCGTTCTCGCCGTGATTGTGGGGGAGAGCAGCACGCCGCAGAAGGAACCCGCTCTGGTCCAATAG